TTCCGTTAACGAACTAGGTTGTAAAATGGTGTAATTCAAGTTCGTTCGGTGACTCAAATAGTCGTCAGCCATGAACTTAGCAGCTTGGTAGGCTTGTAAACTAGCGTAGTGCTCGTTGTTAAGCCAACTATCGATGTCTAAAGCGCCAAACGAACTGAGCATAATGTAGCGGTCGACGTGCGCGTTTTCGGCGGCAATCATCGTTTTGATGGCTCCAAAGCTATCGACGTTGACCAAATCGTGACCCCGCGAGCCAGCGACAAAGTAAATCGCATCAAAGCCGGTTTCCAGGTTAGTAAGTTCTGGTAAACCGATGGTCCCCAGTTCCAACTTTTCAACCGTTACGTGGTCCAGTGCAGCCAGGGCTTGGGCTGCTTCCTTTTCTGGATGGCCGACGGCAATTGTAATTTCGTTTGCTGGATTCTGGAGCAAGTCGTGCGTTAAGGCAGTTCCCACTCGTCCGGAACCACCAATAATCATAATTTTCATAATAAAGCTCTCCTTTTCTGCCATTCTAAAGGGTCATTATAACTACTTAACCGCTTTTTTTCGAATGGTTTGCTTATGAAGCCGGGTTTCTTGTGTTCAAGTAGCAGGTCTAGTAGTATTAATTACTAAAAGTAAGTAGAGAGGACGGAAACAAAATGCAAAATCGTGTAACAGAGATTTTAGGAACTCGGTATCCCTTGATTCAAGCACCCATGAACTGGCTGACGGATGCGCGGTTAGTCGCAGCTGTCACCAATGCGGGCGGATTAGGGACGTTTGGACCCAATGCCGGCCGGGATTCTTTAAAGCAGAATGGCATGGAAATCATGGAACACCAGATTAAAATGGCCCAGGAACTCACTAACGGACCGATTGCAATGACCCTGGGCTTGAACCCGCAGGGAGAAGATCAATCCTACGCGCAACAAGTGTTAGAGCGTTCGTTAGCCCTTGGGATTCGTTACTTTTTGGTGGGTGGTGAACCGGACGAAACCATTTATCACGAGGTCAAGGCGGCGGACGCCACGTTGATTGCCCGTAGCTATAATCCGACGCCCGCGGAGGCCCAACGGCAGGTCGAACTGGGGGCTGATCTAATCGTTGCGACTGGATATGACGAAGGGGGCGTGATTCCGACCCATGGGAACGGGACCTTTACTACGGTGCCCCGGATTGCGGATGCCGTTTCGATTCCGGTGTTAGCGGCCGGTGGCATTAACGATGACCGCGGCGTGCGAGCCGCCATGTCGCTGGGAGCCGAAGGCGTCTTTGTCGGTAGTCGCTTTTTGGTGACGCAGGAAGCCCGGACGGCTCCAGTTACCAAACAAAAGATTATGGCTAGTACCGCGGAAGATCTGTTGCTGGTGGCGCCCAATAAGCGCTCACTTCGCAATCGGCTGATGGAAGAACTTGCCACTCAATTTCGGGAGGGCGACCACACGACCTTCCGCAAAACTCTAGAACTCGGGGGCGTCCGACCAGCCATGTTGCATGGTGAACTGGAAGCCGGTGAAGTTACCGTTAACACCGGTTTGGATTTGATCCAAACGGAACCGACCGTTGCCGAACTAATCAACGAATTAATGCAAGATTTCCACTAAAAAAGGAGCGACCACCGCGGTTGCTCCTTTTTTGCGTGTTATTTAGTTGCTTGACGCGGACGCATCACTTTGAAGTAGTACACCGGAATCCCGATGGCTACGATGCCTAATGAAACGAGAACCCCGATGGGATCAGACGTAATTTCAGAAATGATTACAAAGAGGGAACCCAAGATGGCCACGATGGGCGTGAAGGGAAACAGTGGGACGGAGAAGACCCGGACTTGGTTCGGGTTCCGTTTCCGCAGTAAGAAGACGCCGACAAAGGCCATCACGTAGAAACAGTACACGGTAAAGATACAAAGTTCAGAAATCCGGTCGGGATTGGTGAAGCAAATCATCAAGCCGGCAATGATTAAGGTGGCGATGATGGCAAAGACCGGAGTCCGTGTTTTCGGATTCAGGTAGGACAGCCACTTTGAACCCGGTAACTGCTTTTCTTCAGCCATCGCGTACATAATCCGGGGGAACGTCATGATTTTTCCGTTCATGCACCCGATGATGGAAATGATGATTCCGATACTGAGCGCTTTTCCACCCCAAACGCCAAAGTCCTTGTTAGCAATGTAAGGAATGGCAGTTGTTCCCAGTTCGTGAATCTTAGCGGGACCAATGCTCTTGAGGACCCCGTAGGAAACCAGCAGGTAAATGACCATGACCAGCATGATTCCTAAAGAAATAGCGCGTGGCAACATTTTCTTTGGATTTTTAATTTCTCCCCCCAGGTTGACCACTAAAATCCAACCATCAAAGGCAAACAGGGTGGCTAACATGGCAACTCCAAAGCCACCGGCCGTGGTGTGTAGGTCACCCACGCTTTGCGAAAAGGCGTCGGCGTGACCGAAGAAGAGCCCAAAAATAATTAACGCTGCCACCGGCACCAACTTACAGATCGTGGTGATGATGGCAAAAGCACCACCGTACCGGTTGGGAAAGATGTTTAAAATTCCCACCAGGATGATCGATCCCAGTGCAATTGGCAGGGTCCAGAATGATGGCAAGTGGAAGAAGTCCAGGACCAAGATGGCGAGGTATGAACCAAGTGCTGCAATCATGGCTGGTCCGTAAACAATAATCTGCATCCACCCGGACAAAAAGCCCCAGAATTTATTGTAGATGGCTTCCATGTACGCATAGAGTCCCCCGGTACTAGGAATCTGGGAGGCAATTTCTGCAATTGTCAGTCCAGCAGCCAGGGTTAAGAGACCCCCGGCGAGCCAGGCAAAGAGGGCGGCCTTAGCAGAGCCCGCGTCGTTAATGACGGCAGCCTGGCGGACGAAGATTCCGACCCCGATGATGGTTCCCACCACGAGGGCGAGCGCCGACCAGAGGCCCAGCGATCGGTTTAACGAAACATCCGCTTGTGAAGTTGGTTTTTCCATGATGATTCCTCCTTAAAACGGTCGGAACCGAACAAAAAACGCCCCTAACCCAATTGTTAGGGACGTTGTGACGCGCGGTTCCACCCAAATTCTTCCAAATGATTGGAAGCACTTTTAGTTGATTAACGTTCATGAGGCTTAAAGTGGCTAAAGGGCTCGTCTGATCCACTTCCCAGCTCCGTGGATTCTCTGTACAGACGTTCATCCCAATTTCATCTTTAAGCAATGACATTATTGTATACAGAACCTGAACAGTTGTCAACAATCAATGTTAATTAATTAGTCAATTTCATATTTTTGGTAGCGTTCGGCGGCACTAGCGGGTAAGGAAACCGTTAGTTTGGTGCCGTCAGCTTGATATTCCGTTTGTTGGACGTCGAATTCCTGGTTAAAGGTCGAAACGAGGTCTCCGGCTTGAAACGGGAAGAGGTAGGTCTTTTGCACGTAGTCAGAAAACAGCTGGGCGCTGATCATAGCCACTAACTCATTAATCGAAGCGGGGTCCAAGGCTGACATAATCAGGTTTTCACCTGCTCGTTCGGGGAAACGACTACCGGTCCGGTCCGCTTTGTTAAAGGCCGTAATCATCGGTAGGTTAGGCACGCCGATTTCTTGGAGGGTCCGTTGCGTGGTTTCCATCATTAGTTCTTGGTTAGAGTCGGAATAGTTGACCACCTGGACCAAGAGATCAGCCGTGGCGGCTTCCTTTAACGTGGACTTGAAGGCTTCCACCAATTGGTGGGGGAGTTCACTGACAAATCCGACCGTATCACTGAGTAAAAGTTGCTTGTTGCCGGGTAATTCGAGTTTTCGCACGCTGGTATCTAGGGTGGCAAACAGCATGTCCTTTACAAAGACCTGTTTGTCCTCGTTTTCACCGTAGCGTTTGACCAGCTCGTTCATAATCGTGGACTTGCCGGCGTTGGTGTAACCGACCAGGGCCACGGTTTTCACCCGATTTTCCTTGCGGCGTTGGCTCTGCGTTTCATAAGAACGGCCGAGTTCTTTTAGTTCGTGGCGAACGTGGCTAATCTGGTGTTCAATCGTTCGCCGGTTTAATTCGAGCTTGGTTTCTCCGGCTCCCCGGTTAGCTAAGCCACCTCCCGCGGCCTGTTGGTCCAGGCGTTGACTGGCACTAGTTCGTAAACGAGGCAGTTGATAGCGTAACTTGGCGAGTTGAACCTGCAACTGGGCTTCTTTGGTGTGAGCCCGGTTGGCAAAGATTTCTAAGATAAGGCCGGTCCGGTCGATCACCGTGGCCTTGGTGGCATTTTCAATGTTGCGGATCTGACTGGGACTAAGCTCGTCGTTTGCGACAATCGTGTCGGCATCCGTACTGCGCACCAGGTCGGCTAGTTCCTCAATCTTGCCCTTCCCAAAGTAGGTACCGGCGTCTGGATGATCTAGTTTTTGCACGAGGGTGGCAATACTTTGCATGTGGTTGGCGATCACTAACTGCTCTAATTCAGCCATTGAGTAGTCAAAGTTGGGGTGATTAACGTTCAGTCCGATCGTAATGACCGGGGTTGGTGTTGGTTCCATTAATGCTCCTTGTGGTTGTAGTAGTCGACGGTAAAGGTTCCGTCTTCGAAAATGACCTTGGTGATGCTGCCGTTTAAAATGGAATCCCGAATGTCTAAGTCACTAAATTGACTCACGACACTCTTAATTAGGGTTCCATGGGCGACCACCAGGATGTTTTGACCGGGTTCGGCTTTGGCGACGATTTCGTCTAGTCCGGGTTGCAAACGAGCCCAGAATTGTTGGTCGTTTTCGGCCTCTCCGTAGGGATCCGCTTCTGCAATTAAATCTCGGGTTTTTTCAATTCCAAAGGTTTCAATTAACTTGGGGTAGGAGTAGCAGCCGGTTCGTCCCCCGACGATGCTCCAGGTTTGGCCGGTATCGTTGCCTTCAAAGTAACCAAAGTTTTCTTCACGCAGCGCCGGCTTTTGGATGGGTTCGGTGAGTGGGGCGGGATTAGCCTCTAAAATAATCCGAGCGGTTCGACTAGCCCGCTTGGTGTCACTACTATACGCTTGGTCAAAAGTAATCTGACTGAGGGTGTTTGCGGCTGTAACCGCGTCTTGCACGCCTTTATCAGTTAAATCAGAATCGGCCCACCCCTGAATGCGGTGGTAATGATTTAGTTGGGTTTGTCCATGACGAACAAAATACAGGTTGATTCCAGTCATGGGAAATTCCTCCTTCTACGGCATAATTTAGCTTCAGTTTACCATACTTACCGGTTGTTTCATCGTGTTTAGCGGCTAGATATGGTAGAATGGTTCATCGATTAAACTAACGGAGGTGCACGATGGCGACAGAAGACACCAAGATTAAACAAGCAGAACAAGCCCACCTCGACTACGTGCGGGGCAAGATTAAAATTGCAGAAGAAATAACGGCCGAAACGATTACGAAGGCCAAGCAGAGTCAAAAGGATTTAGAGGATCATTTTTATGATGATGTTCGCTTAAAGACCAGTACTTACGAAGGTCAAATGGAAACCGGAGTCTCCGTCCGGCAGCAACAACAAATGTTGGAACAACGGCAAAACCGGTGGCAGTCGGCAACGCGGGACATGGAGACGTTGCAAAAGTTATACCAAAACGCCTACTTTGCCCGGATTGACCTGAAGGAAGATGGAGAAGCACAGCCCGAAAAGATTTACATTGGGTTGTCTTCCTTTGTCAATCCGAATGATAGCGATGAGTACCTCATTTACGACTGGCGAGCTCCCATCAGTAGCGTGTACTACGACAGTGGTGTCGGAGAAATGACCTACAACGCACCGAGTGGGCCGCAACGGGTGGATGTAACCTTA
This genomic stretch from Fructilactobacillus carniphilus harbors:
- a CDS encoding NAD(P)-binding oxidoreductase produces the protein MKIMIIGGSGRVGTALTHDLLQNPANEITIAVGHPEKEAAQALAALDHVTVEKLELGTIGLPELTNLETGFDAIYFVAGSRGHDLVNVDSFGAIKTMIAAENAHVDRYIMLSSFGALDIDSWLNNEHYASLQAYQAAKFMADDYLSHRTNLNYTILQPSSLTEEPGTGLVTLNPAHNTASNPIPDVAAVLAASLQDHHADHQVITMESGQTPIETALDQL
- a CDS encoding NAD(P)H-dependent flavin oxidoreductase, with protein sequence MQNRVTEILGTRYPLIQAPMNWLTDARLVAAVTNAGGLGTFGPNAGRDSLKQNGMEIMEHQIKMAQELTNGPIAMTLGLNPQGEDQSYAQQVLERSLALGIRYFLVGGEPDETIYHEVKAADATLIARSYNPTPAEAQRQVELGADLIVATGYDEGGVIPTHGNGTFTTVPRIADAVSIPVLAAGGINDDRGVRAAMSLGAEGVFVGSRFLVTQEARTAPVTKQKIMASTAEDLLLVAPNKRSLRNRLMEELATQFREGDHTTFRKTLELGGVRPAMLHGELEAGEVTVNTGLDLIQTEPTVAELINELMQDFH
- a CDS encoding APC family permease, which encodes MEKPTSQADVSLNRSLGLWSALALVVGTIIGVGIFVRQAAVINDAGSAKAALFAWLAGGLLTLAAGLTIAEIASQIPSTGGLYAYMEAIYNKFWGFLSGWMQIIVYGPAMIAALGSYLAILVLDFFHLPSFWTLPIALGSIILVGILNIFPNRYGGAFAIITTICKLVPVAALIIFGLFFGHADAFSQSVGDLHTTAGGFGVAMLATLFAFDGWILVVNLGGEIKNPKKMLPRAISLGIMLVMVIYLLVSYGVLKSIGPAKIHELGTTAIPYIANKDFGVWGGKALSIGIIISIIGCMNGKIMTFPRIMYAMAEEKQLPGSKWLSYLNPKTRTPVFAIIATLIIAGLMICFTNPDRISELCIFTVYCFYVMAFVGVFLLRKRNPNQVRVFSVPLFPFTPIVAILGSLFVIISEITSDPIGVLVSLGIVAIGIPVYYFKVMRPRQATK
- the hflX gene encoding GTPase HflX, which gives rise to MEPTPTPVITIGLNVNHPNFDYSMAELEQLVIANHMQSIATLVQKLDHPDAGTYFGKGKIEELADLVRSTDADTIVANDELSPSQIRNIENATKATVIDRTGLILEIFANRAHTKEAQLQVQLAKLRYQLPRLRTSASQRLDQQAAGGGLANRGAGETKLELNRRTIEHQISHVRHELKELGRSYETQSQRRKENRVKTVALVGYTNAGKSTIMNELVKRYGENEDKQVFVKDMLFATLDTSVRKLELPGNKQLLLSDTVGFVSELPHQLVEAFKSTLKEAATADLLVQVVNYSDSNQELMMETTQRTLQEIGVPNLPMITAFNKADRTGSRFPERAGENLIMSALDPASINELVAMISAQLFSDYVQKTYLFPFQAGDLVSTFNQEFDVQQTEYQADGTKLTVSLPASAAERYQKYEID
- a CDS encoding histidine phosphatase family protein, with the translated sequence MTGINLYFVRHGQTQLNHYHRIQGWADSDLTDKGVQDAVTAANTLSQITFDQAYSSDTKRASRTARIILEANPAPLTEPIQKPALREENFGYFEGNDTGQTWSIVGGRTGCYSYPKLIETFGIEKTRDLIAEADPYGEAENDQQFWARLQPGLDEIVAKAEPGQNILVVAHGTLIKSVVSQFSDLDIRDSILNGSITKVIFEDGTFTVDYYNHKEH